In Methanosarcina siciliae T4/M, one genomic interval encodes:
- a CDS encoding chloride channel protein, producing MEVGPESRFRLHNTKEYPKLMEYITRFDTEATRVNSIAILIGLLTGLVIGVYDRALQYSNTLFGMQQGFSLHDFPYYYVILMPAIGGLLVGLISHYLIKKRYGVEGLIETVTLRGARIKLKDTFLEVFASIITISSGGALGKEAPGVLAGAGTGALLGRILKSPERQLQTLLGCGAAGGIAAAFSAPLAGVVFVVEVIYGELETRTFIPIVISSVFATLVSSTLFGIKPIQISPYQLVSPYKELGLYLILGLLAGIVSTMLIRTLYYTKDLFSRIPLHPVFKPALGGLAVGVIGLFYPRVLGMGYNVIMDALNNEFTFQLLLILLFLKIIAFSLSLGSGGSGGTIVPSLFAGAMLGGAFGTAANVLFPGTIAESGAYAMVGMGAVFAGTARAPLTAILILFEITRDYSLILPLMFACVLSNVMSNAIYSESIFTEGLRRRGFKIRKGREVDIMVSMLVKDAMVTHVQTVSEEKNVGTLIALMQASRHAGFPVLDSKGKLSGIVTLSDLRSKVKYGEVDKKIGDIATHDVEIAYPDETLEAVLKRLGSKQIGRLPVVDRMDKTKLLGLITRSDIVNSYNKKVVEKVRDTD from the coding sequence TTGGAAGTTGGTCCAGAGTCCAGATTCAGACTCCACAACACAAAAGAATACCCAAAGCTAATGGAGTATATCACCCGATTTGATACCGAAGCTACAAGGGTCAATTCAATTGCAATTTTAATCGGACTCCTGACAGGCCTCGTAATAGGAGTTTATGACCGCGCCCTCCAGTACAGTAATACTCTTTTCGGAATGCAGCAGGGATTCTCCTTACACGACTTCCCATACTATTATGTAATACTCATGCCCGCCATAGGAGGGCTGCTGGTGGGGTTAATCTCCCACTATCTGATAAAAAAGAGATACGGCGTAGAAGGGCTCATAGAAACCGTAACCCTCCGCGGAGCAAGGATCAAGCTCAAGGATACTTTTCTGGAAGTTTTTGCTTCGATAATCACAATCAGTTCTGGAGGTGCCCTGGGAAAGGAAGCTCCGGGGGTACTCGCCGGGGCCGGGACGGGGGCTCTTTTGGGGAGAATCCTGAAAAGCCCGGAAAGACAACTCCAGACCCTCCTTGGTTGCGGGGCTGCCGGTGGGATTGCAGCTGCATTCAGCGCTCCGCTTGCAGGGGTAGTTTTCGTAGTAGAAGTGATTTACGGGGAGCTTGAAACCAGGACTTTCATTCCGATAGTTATCTCCTCGGTCTTTGCAACTCTGGTCTCAAGCACGCTTTTCGGGATAAAGCCTATCCAGATATCTCCCTACCAGCTGGTGAGCCCCTACAAAGAACTAGGGCTCTACCTTATCCTCGGCCTCCTTGCGGGGATCGTCTCGACAATGCTGATTCGGACACTCTACTACACAAAAGACCTTTTTTCGAGAATCCCCCTCCATCCGGTCTTCAAACCTGCCCTGGGAGGGCTTGCCGTGGGAGTAATCGGCCTTTTTTACCCCAGAGTCCTGGGGATGGGTTATAATGTAATAATGGATGCCCTGAATAACGAGTTCACTTTCCAACTCCTGCTGATCCTGCTCTTCCTGAAAATCATCGCCTTTTCCCTGAGCCTGGGCTCTGGAGGTTCGGGAGGAACGATTGTCCCCTCCCTTTTCGCTGGTGCGATGTTGGGAGGAGCTTTCGGGACAGCCGCAAACGTACTGTTCCCGGGGACAATAGCCGAGTCAGGTGCCTATGCAATGGTCGGGATGGGGGCAGTCTTTGCCGGGACTGCCCGAGCTCCTCTTACCGCTATCCTGATTCTTTTTGAGATTACCAGGGACTACAGTCTCATCCTCCCCCTCATGTTTGCCTGCGTACTGAGCAACGTAATGTCCAATGCCATTTATTCCGAGTCCATTTTTACGGAAGGGCTACGCAGGAGAGGGTTCAAAATAAGGAAAGGCAGGGAAGTCGATATCATGGTATCCATGCTTGTAAAGGATGCCATGGTCACACACGTCCAGACCGTCTCCGAAGAAAAGAACGTGGGCACTCTCATCGCCCTCATGCAAGCAAGCCGTCATGCAGGTTTCCCGGTCCTTGATTCCAAAGGCAAGCTTTCAGGGATAGTGACACTCTCAGACCTCCGGAGCAAGGTAAAGTACGGAGAAGTCGACAAAAAGATAGGGGATATAGCCACCCACGATGTGGAAATCGCCTACCCCGATGAAACCCTTGAAGCAGTCCTGAAACGCCTTGGTTCAAAGCAAATAGGCAGGCTCCCGGTCGTGGACCGCATGGACAAAACTAAACTCCTCGGCCTCATCACCCGAAGCGATATTGTGAATTCGTATAATAAGAAAGTCGTGGAAAAAGTCCGGGACACCGACTGA